One stretch of Streptomyces sp. NBC_01363 DNA includes these proteins:
- a CDS encoding MAB_1171c family putative transporter codes for MAVLFLTVLAGAVAWKLFQLFKDPGNSPLRAVTLCLVCAGCSYPLAMPGGATGLDAVAGHGAAKLAQNVLLLATCYFLMCFYLYSAADGRAGRRRARREAVGLLLITAVITTVAITAPRAVLVGSFSTADMTVPHVAAFYLVAGLYLMYTLTASFFWTQHYARISQRPLSTGLWLAAVGLAGMAAACLIRAVFVVIRSQGSPVPDVLTVAASVLLVVTVPLFVIGVAYPAVRNRIAVMHIWRQHRQLHRQLYPLWLLLSEAFPHTVLQTSNSASWHDRWRARRVHRRYHRRIIECRDGLVQISPYLAALDQSGATSDTTTPERVARRLRDAAHTCDRRTAGAVGSAWTAGATPEASSAIPQQQYRNDDVQELLSLSEALRSTT; via the coding sequence ATGGCCGTTCTCTTCTTGACCGTGCTTGCAGGCGCCGTGGCGTGGAAGCTCTTCCAGCTGTTCAAGGACCCCGGAAACAGTCCGCTCCGCGCGGTCACCCTGTGTTTGGTCTGTGCAGGTTGCTCCTACCCACTGGCCATGCCCGGAGGGGCCACAGGCCTCGATGCCGTCGCTGGGCACGGCGCGGCCAAGCTGGCACAGAACGTGCTCTTGTTGGCGACGTGTTATTTCCTCATGTGCTTCTACCTGTACTCGGCGGCAGACGGTCGCGCAGGACGCCGACGGGCTCGACGGGAAGCCGTGGGGCTGCTCCTGATCACCGCAGTGATCACAACCGTAGCGATCACTGCTCCGCGCGCCGTCCTGGTCGGCAGCTTTTCCACGGCGGATATGACTGTCCCCCACGTCGCTGCGTTCTATCTCGTAGCGGGTCTCTATCTGATGTACACGCTCACGGCTTCCTTCTTCTGGACACAGCACTACGCCCGCATCTCCCAGCGCCCGCTGTCCACCGGCCTCTGGCTGGCCGCAGTGGGACTGGCCGGCATGGCTGCGGCTTGCCTCATCCGCGCGGTGTTCGTGGTGATCCGGAGTCAGGGCAGCCCGGTCCCCGACGTGCTGACGGTGGCCGCATCCGTGCTGTTGGTCGTGACAGTGCCCCTGTTCGTGATCGGCGTGGCCTATCCCGCTGTCCGGAACCGCATCGCCGTCATGCACATATGGCGTCAACATCGCCAACTCCATCGACAGCTTTACCCGTTGTGGCTGCTGTTGTCCGAGGCTTTTCCTCACACGGTGCTGCAAACCAGCAACTCTGCCTCCTGGCACGACAGGTGGCGTGCGCGCCGTGTGCATCGTCGCTACCACCGGCGCATCATCGAATGCCGCGATGGCCTGGTTCAGATCAGCCCCTATCTCGCTGCCCTCGACCAAAGCGGCGCGACCTCCGACACCACGACGCCCGAGCGCGTGGCTCGGCGCCTGCGCGACGCCGCACACACATGTGACCGCAGGACCGCGGGAGCGGTTGGGTCGGCCTGGACGGCGGGGGCGACTCCGGAAGCATCGTCGGCCATACCTCAGCAGCAATACCGGAATGACGATGTTCAGGAGCTCCTGTCGCTGTCAGAGGCCCTGCGTTCCACCACCTGA